The Zetaproteobacteria bacterium DNA segment GAGCGATGTCTCCTTTCAACTTCACCCCGGTCGGGTGCTGGCGCTGGTCGGGGAGTCGGGCTGCGGCAAGTCGTTGACCGCGCAGGCGCTGCTGCGGCTGGGCGAATATCAGGGGGTGCGGCGCGAGGCGGGCGATATCCGGCTGGAGGGGCGCTCGATCTTCGATTTCGATGCCGGCGCGCTGCGCCGGATGCGCGGCGGCAAGCTGGCGATGATCTTTCAGGAGCCGATGACCGCGCTCAACCCGGTCTTCACCATCGAGAGCCAGATCTGCGATGTGATCCGCAACCATCTGGCGCTGCCGCGCGCCGCCGCGCGGGCGCGGGCGGTGGAGCTGCTGCGCTCGGTGGAGCTGCCGGAGGCGGAGGCGCTGCTGGGCAAATACCCCGGCGAGCTCTCCGGCGGTATGCGTCAGCGGGTGCTGATCGCCATGGCGCTGGCCGCGGACGCCCCCTGCCTGATCGCCGATGAGCCGACCACCGCGCTCGATGTGTCGGTGCAGAAGGCGATTCTGCAACTGTTGCGCGGGTTGCAGCGCAGCCGCAACCTGGCGCTGCTGCTGGTCACCCACGACTTCGGCGTGGTGGCCGAGCTGGCCGACGAGGTGGCGGTGATGTATGCCGGCGAGATCGTTGAGCAGGGCGGTGTGCGGGAGATCTTCGACCGGCCGGCCCATCCCTACACCCGGGCGCTGCTCGGCTGCCGGCCGGAGCGTGCCGCGCGCGATGCGCCGCTGCCGGTGATCGACGGCGTGGTGCCGCCTCCGGGCGCCTGGCCTGCGGGGTGCCGTTTCGCGCCGCGGTGCCCGCGGGCGGATGATCCCTGCCGGGCGGGGCCGGTGGCGCTGGAGGGGGGCGCGCATGTCGTGCGCTGCCTCCATCCGGGGGAGGATGCAGCGCCATGACGGCGATCGTCGAGGCCGAGGGGTTGCGCAAGTCGTTCGGCCGGTCGCGCTTCGGTCTGCGCGGCGATGCCGCTGGTGCTGCGCCGCCGGCGGTGGACGGCATCTCGCTTACCCTGCACGAGGGGGAGACGGTGGCGCTGGTGGGGGAGTCGGGCTGCGGCAAGTCGACCACCGCCCGCCTCATCCTGCGGCTGCTCACCCCCGATGCCGGCAGGATCTTCTGGCGCGGCGAGGAGGTTACCCGGCTCTCCGCGCGCCGCCTGCGACCGCTGCGGCGGCGGGTGCAGATGGTGTTCCAGGATCCCTTCGCCTCGCTCAATCCGCGCATGACCATCGAGGGGAGCGTGGCCGAGGGGCTGCGTGTACACCATCCCGGGCTGGGCCGGGCGCAGCGCCGCGCGCGGGTGGCGGAGATGCTGCAGGCGTGCGGCCTCGATGCGGATTGCATGGGGCGCTACCCCCATCAGTTCTCCGGCGGCCAGCGCCAGCGCATCGGCATCGCGCGCGCGCTGATCGTCCGCCCCGATGCGCTGGTGCTCGACGAGCCGGTCTCCGCACTCGATGTGTCGGTGCAGGCACAGATCCTCAACCTGTTGCGTGCGCTGCAGCGGCAGTACGGCCTGGCCTATCTCTTCATCTCGCACGATCTCGCCGTGGTGCGCCACATCGCCGACCGCATCCTGGTGATGCGCGCGGGGCGCATCGTCGAGGAGGGGGAGACGGATGCGCTCTTCGCCCGGCCGGCCCACCCCTACACCCGCACGCTGCTGGCCGCCATGCCGATCCTCCATCCCGATCAGCGTGAGACCGAACAGTCCACGGACGGACCTTTTGCGATCGCATCATCATGACCAAGGCTCAGTGGCGGATGGTCGGCGTGCTGACGGCGGTGGTCGCCGTCGTCGGGTTGCTGTTGGCGATCGCCTATCAGTGGAGCCGTGCGCCGATCGCCCGGGCGCGCGAGGAGGCGCTCCACCGCATGCTGCTGCAGGTGTTGCCGCCCCACGACAACGCTCCGGCGCGGACGCTGCTGCAGATCGACGGCCGACGGCTCTACGTCGCCCGCAGTCACGGTCGGGTGGTGGGCTACGCCTGGTCGCTGATGGCCCCCGATGGCTACGGCGGGCCGATCGAGATCCTGCTCGGTGTGCGCCCCGACGGTGCGGTGGAGGCGATCCGGGTGGTCCGCCATCTGGAGACGCCGGGGTTGGGGGACGGCATCGTCCGCAACCGCGCCTGGCTGGACTCCTTCGTCGGCAGGCGGCTGGAGGGGACCCGTTGGGCGGTACGGAAGGATGGCGGGGATTTCGATCAGTTCACCGGCGCGACCATCTCGCCGCGTGCGGTGGTCGCCGCCGTCGCCCGTGGATTGCGCTGGTTTCGGGATCATCGCGCGGCCGTCGGCCGGGCCGCCGCCCGCTGATGGTTGCCCCACAGCCGCCTCGGGATCGGTGGCGCGGGGTGGCTTCGGATCGCGGTTTGACGGCCCGATCGTGAGGCTCAACCCCGAGCAGTTGCGGGCGGTCACCGCCGGTGACGGGCCGCAGTTGATCCTGGCCGGCGCCGGGTCGGGCAAGACCCGCACCATCGTCCATCGGATCGGCCACCTGATCGCCGAGCGGGGGGTGGCCCCCCACCGCATCCTGGCGGTCACCTTCACCAACAAAAGCGCGCGGGAGCTCTCCCAGCGGCTGGAGGGGCTCATCGGCGATGGGGCCGGCGGTGTCGTCGCCGGCACCTTTCACGCCGTCTCGCTCCGGTTCCTGCGCCGCTTCGGCGAGCTGCTCGGCTACGGGCGCGATGCCCGGGTGCTCGACGGAG contains these protein-coding regions:
- a CDS encoding ABC transporter ATP-binding protein translates to MVEVEGLSLSVQIDGCRVPAVSDVSFQLHPGRVLALVGESGCGKSLTAQALLRLGEYQGVRREAGDIRLEGRSIFDFDAGALRRMRGGKLAMIFQEPMTALNPVFTIESQICDVIRNHLALPRAAARARAVELLRSVELPEAEALLGKYPGELSGGMRQRVLIAMALAADAPCLIADEPTTALDVSVQKAILQLLRGLQRSRNLALLLVTHDFGVVAELADEVAVMYAGEIVEQGGVREIFDRPAHPYTRALLGCRPERAARDAPLPVIDGVVPPPGAWPAGCRFAPRCPRADDPCRAGPVALEGGAHVVRCLHPGEDAAP
- a CDS encoding ABC transporter ATP-binding protein, whose translation is MTAIVEAEGLRKSFGRSRFGLRGDAAGAAPPAVDGISLTLHEGETVALVGESGCGKSTTARLILRLLTPDAGRIFWRGEEVTRLSARRLRPLRRRVQMVFQDPFASLNPRMTIEGSVAEGLRVHHPGLGRAQRRARVAEMLQACGLDADCMGRYPHQFSGGQRQRIGIARALIVRPDALVLDEPVSALDVSVQAQILNLLRALQRQYGLAYLFISHDLAVVRHIADRILVMRAGRIVEEGETDALFARPAHPYTRTLLAAMPILHPDQRETEQSTDGPFAIASS
- a CDS encoding RnfABCDGE type electron transport complex subunit G, with protein sequence MTKAQWRMVGVLTAVVAVVGLLLAIAYQWSRAPIARAREEALHRMLLQVLPPHDNAPARTLLQIDGRRLYVARSHGRVVGYAWSLMAPDGYGGPIEILLGVRPDGAVEAIRVVRHLETPGLGDGIVRNRAWLDSFVGRRLEGTRWAVRKDGGDFDQFTGATISPRAVVAAVARGLRWFRDHRAAVGRAAAR